A window of Dickeya zeae NCPPB 2538 contains these coding sequences:
- a CDS encoding SymE family type I addiction module toxin: MSVDIDIAWQQGGLPELTLSGTALAQAWFTAGTLFRISLYRNGLMLTRLDDDTDIAALVAELDGSEIEGADWVSDNGELTLAGDWLTRSGLLTPPFSIEALPGRIMIRAGSGAILA, from the coding sequence ATGAGCGTCGATATTGATATTGCCTGGCAGCAGGGCGGCCTGCCGGAACTGACCCTGAGCGGCACCGCACTGGCGCAGGCTTGGTTTACCGCCGGGACGTTGTTTCGTATCAGTCTGTACCGCAACGGGCTGATGCTGACCCGGCTGGACGACGACACCGATATCGCCGCGCTGGTGGCCGAACTGGACGGCAGCGAAATAGAAGGGGCTGATTGGGTGAGCGACAACGGCGAACTGACGCTGGCAGGCGACTGGCTCACCCGGAGCGGCTTACTCACCCCACCGTTCAGCATTGAAGCGCTACCCGGCCGGATCATGATTCGGGCTGGATCGGGGGCGATATTGGCGTAA
- a CDS encoding SymE family type I addiction module toxin, whose protein sequence is MADAHSTPDTTVFKISQHERFTRVGYRPVKGNHDTPAITMAGHWLKEAGFRTGQPLKLRVMPGCIVITTQDIRSLWQDLHALSIAAFDEQAVAQWLSGFPGGLDVGGIQ, encoded by the coding sequence ATGGCTGACGCGCATTCTACGCCAGACACCACCGTTTTTAAAATCTCTCAACATGAGCGCTTTACCCGCGTCGGCTATCGGCCGGTTAAAGGCAACCACGACACTCCCGCCATCACCATGGCAGGCCACTGGCTGAAGGAAGCCGGGTTCCGCACCGGGCAGCCGCTGAAGCTACGCGTGATGCCCGGCTGCATTGTCATCACCACGCAGGATATCCGCTCACTGTGGCAGGACCTGCACGCGCTTAGTATTGCTGCGTTCGATGAACAGGCAGTGGCACAGTGGCTGAGCGGGTTTCCCGGCGGGCTGGATGTTGGGGGCATACAATGA
- a CDS encoding helix-turn-helix domain-containing protein, whose protein sequence is MSFSTRFLQLRKQYGLTQPQMADKVGIHLTQVRRYESGEAQPSLDILKRTAITFNVSTDWLIFEDGEREPQDELKLKFEAIRQMDEDELKTVTSVLDAMILKHQAKRLLR, encoded by the coding sequence ATGAGCTTTTCAACTCGCTTTCTGCAACTGCGCAAGCAGTATGGCCTGACCCAGCCGCAGATGGCTGACAAGGTAGGGATACATCTGACTCAGGTTCGCCGCTATGAGTCTGGCGAAGCGCAGCCCTCTTTAGATATTCTTAAACGCACAGCCATCACCTTCAACGTATCGACTGACTGGCTGATTTTTGAGGATGGTGAGCGTGAGCCGCAGGATGAGCTGAAACTGAAATTTGAAGCCATCAGGCAGATGGATGAGGACGAGTTGAAAACGGTCACATCCGTTCTCGACGCCATGATTTTAAAACATCAGGCAAAGCGCTTATTGCGCTGA